The Lonchura striata isolate bLonStr1 chromosome 5, bLonStr1.mat, whole genome shotgun sequence genome window below encodes:
- the NDUFA9 gene encoding NADH dehydrogenase [ubiquinone] 1 alpha subcomplex subunit 9, mitochondrial: MAAAARGLRLPRAGHGISVLTAAPSALQQHRQVHHAVIPHGRSGRSSVSGIVATVFGATGFLGRYVVNRLGRIGSQVIIPYRCDQYDLMYLRPMGDLGQLLFLEWDCRDKDSIRRAVEHSNVVINLIGKEWETKNFKFEDEFVNIPQSIARISKEAGVEKFIHVSHLNASMKSPSKYLRNKAVGEEAVREEFPDAVILKPSEMFGREDRFLNHYANMRWFGGVPLVSLGKKTVKQPVYVVDVAKAIVNAIKNPDAKGKTYALAGPHRYLLYDMVEYVYAVAHHPFIPYPLPRPLYHFIARFFEMNPFEPWLTRDKVDRFHTTDMKFPDLPGFEELGIEPTPLEQKAIEVLRRHRRFRWLDAELEEVKPKTQPV; this comes from the exons atggcggcggcggcgcgcgggcTGCGGCTGCCAAGGGCAG GCCATGGAATTTCTGTCCTGACTGCAGCGCCGTCGGCGTTGCAGCAGCACCGCCAGGTCCATCACGCCGTGATCCCTCATGGCAGAAGTGGGAGATCCTCTGTCAGTGGCATTGTGGCCACTGTCTTTGGAGCCACAGGATTCCTGGGACGATACGTTGTCAACCGCTTAG GTCGCATTGGCTCTCAAGTCATCATCCCCTATCGCTGTGATCAGTATGACCTGATGTATCTGCGGCCCATGGGGGACCTGGGGCAGCTTCTCTTCTTG GAGTGGGACTGTAGGGACAAAGATTCCATCCGAAGAGCCGTGGAACACAGCAATGTGGTCATTAATCTTATTGGAAAGGAATGGgaaacaaa AAACTTCAAATTTGAAGATGAATTTGTAAATATTCCTCAAAGTATCGCACGGATAAGTAAGGAAGCTGGTGTGGAAAAATTCATTCATGTCTCTCACCTGAATGCTAGTATGAAGAGTCCCTCCAAATACCTCAGGAACAAA GCTGTTGGAGAGGAAGCAGTGAGGGAAGAATTTCCAGATGCTGTAATTTTGAAGCCCTCTGAGATGTTTGGGAGAGAGGACAGATTTCTCAATCATTATGCAA acaTGCGCTGGTTTGGTGGCGTGCCTCTTGTTTCTCTGGGCAAAAAAACAGTCAAGCAACCAGTCTAT GTGGTTGATGTAGCAAAAGCAATTGTTAATGCAATTAAGAATCCtgatgcaaaaggaaaaacatatgCCTTGGCTGG CCCTCACCGCTACCTCCTGTACGACATGGTCGAGTACGTCTACGCCGTTGCCCACCACCCCTTCATTCCCTACCCGCTGCCACGGCCTCTCTACCA TTTTATTGCAAGATTCTTTGAGATGAATCCATTTGAACCATGGTTGACACGAGACAAGGTGGATCGG TTTCACACAACAGACATGAAATTTCCTGACCTTCCTGGTTTTGAAGAGCTGGGGATTGAACCAACCCCCCTGGAACAAAAAGCCATCGAAGTCCTGCGCCGTCACCGCAGGTTCCGCTGGTTGGACGCTGAGCTGGAGGAAGTAAAGCCAAAAACACAGCCCGTGTAA